The following are encoded together in the Asticcacaulis sp. genome:
- the dut gene encoding dUTP diphosphatase: protein MNAHTKPEASPEVTAHVVQLPHAVGLALPAYETEGSAGLDLRAAITEGEELTLKPMARALVPTGLKMSVPLGYEVQVRPRSGLALKFGITCLNTPGTIDSDYRGEVGVILINLGSEDFVIRRGDRIAQMIVAQHARIVWETPESLEATQRGEGGFGSTGR from the coding sequence ATGAACGCCCATACCAAGCCGGAAGCCTCCCCTGAAGTCACCGCTCATGTCGTGCAATTGCCGCACGCGGTCGGCCTGGCCCTGCCGGCCTATGAGACCGAAGGCTCAGCGGGCCTGGATCTGCGCGCCGCCATTACCGAAGGCGAAGAACTGACGCTGAAGCCGATGGCGCGGGCCCTGGTCCCCACCGGCCTGAAAATGTCGGTGCCTCTGGGCTATGAGGTACAGGTGCGCCCGCGCTCCGGCCTGGCCCTGAAATTCGGCATCACCTGCCTGAACACCCCCGGCACGATCGACAGCGATTATCGCGGCGAGGTTGGCGTCATCCTGATCAACCTCGGCTCGGAAGACTTCGTGATCCGCCGCGGCGACCGCATCGCCCAGATGATCGTGGCGCAGCACGCCCGCATCGTCTGGGAAACGCCGGAAAGCCTGGAGGCCACCCAGCGCGGCGAAGGCGGTTTCGGCTCTACCGGGCGCTGA
- a CDS encoding DUF302 domain-containing protein, producing the protein MTYHFTKVLDCAFDDAVARTTKALADQGFGVLTTIDVAATMKAKLGAEMKPYVILGACNPQFAYRALQAENKIGTMLPCNVVVQDMGGGKSEVSAVNPLESMSAIKNATLEPIAGEVTSRLQTMIDSL; encoded by the coding sequence ATGACCTACCACTTCACCAAAGTCCTCGATTGTGCGTTTGACGATGCCGTGGCGCGCACCACGAAGGCCCTGGCCGACCAGGGGTTTGGCGTCCTGACCACCATCGATGTCGCCGCCACCATGAAGGCCAAGCTCGGCGCCGAAATGAAGCCCTATGTCATTCTGGGCGCCTGCAATCCGCAATTCGCCTATCGCGCCCTCCAGGCCGAAAACAAGATCGGCACCATGCTGCCCTGCAATGTCGTGGTTCAGGATATGGGCGGCGGAAAAAGCGAGGTCTCGGCCGTCAATCCGCTGGAATCGATGTCGGCCATAAAGAATGCCACACTGGAACCGATTGCCGGCGAAGTGACCTCGCGCCTGCAAACCATGATTGACAGCCTGTAG